From a single Collimonas pratensis genomic region:
- the thrC gene encoding threonine synthase, with translation MHYVSTRGHAAAQNFSEILLGGLAPDGGLYLPAEYPQVTSAELDQWRTLSYADLAFEVLKKFATDVPEADLRELAHKTYTADVYRNARTGEDAGQITPLSVLEEKDGSKLLLQALSNGPTLAFKDMAMQLLGNLFEYTLAKNDAKLNIFGATSGDTGSAAEYAMRGKKGIRVFMLSPHKKMSAFQTAQMFSLQDPNIFNIAVEGVFDDCQDMVKAVSNDHAFKASQKIGTVNSINWARVVAQVVYYFRGYLSATTSNAQKVSFTVPSGNFGNICAGHIARMMGLPIDKLVAATNENDVLDEFFRTGIYRVRKSAETYHTSSPSMDISKASNFERFIHDLLDGDSERVRALFHKVETAGGFNLAGGPGSDGDEFTKIARFGFQSGKSTHQDRLATIRDIQQRYNVTIDTHTADGVKVAREYMVPGVPMIVLETALPAKFNETIREALGRDAQRPAGFENIEALPQRFEVMAADVAQVKRFIAGHTGL, from the coding sequence ATGCATTATGTTTCGACTCGCGGCCACGCAGCCGCACAAAATTTTTCCGAAATCCTGTTGGGCGGCCTGGCGCCGGATGGCGGCTTGTACTTGCCGGCTGAGTATCCGCAAGTTACTTCGGCCGAACTGGATCAATGGCGCACCTTGTCCTATGCTGACCTGGCGTTTGAAGTGCTGAAGAAGTTCGCCACCGATGTGCCAGAGGCCGATTTGCGTGAGCTGGCGCACAAAACCTATACTGCGGATGTCTATCGCAACGCGCGGACCGGCGAGGACGCTGGCCAGATCACGCCGCTCAGCGTGCTGGAAGAAAAAGACGGCAGCAAGCTGCTGCTGCAAGCCTTGTCGAACGGCCCGACGCTGGCCTTCAAGGACATGGCGATGCAGTTGCTCGGCAATCTGTTCGAGTACACCCTGGCCAAGAATGACGCCAAGCTGAACATTTTCGGCGCCACCTCCGGCGATACCGGCAGCGCCGCGGAATATGCGATGCGCGGCAAAAAAGGCATCCGCGTCTTCATGCTGTCGCCGCACAAGAAGATGAGCGCCTTCCAGACCGCGCAGATGTTCAGCCTGCAGGATCCGAATATTTTCAACATCGCGGTCGAAGGTGTGTTTGACGACTGCCAGGACATGGTGAAAGCGGTCTCCAACGACCACGCCTTCAAGGCCAGCCAGAAAATCGGCACAGTCAATTCGATCAACTGGGCGCGCGTGGTGGCGCAGGTGGTGTACTACTTCCGCGGCTACCTGAGCGCGACCACCAGCAATGCGCAGAAGGTTTCCTTTACTGTCCCGTCGGGCAATTTCGGCAATATCTGCGCCGGCCACATCGCCCGCATGATGGGCCTGCCGATCGACAAGCTGGTGGCCGCCACCAACGAGAACGATGTGCTCGACGAATTTTTCCGCACCGGCATCTACCGCGTGCGCAAGTCGGCCGAGACCTATCACACCAGCAGCCCGAGCATGGACATCAGCAAGGCCTCCAATTTCGAGCGCTTCATCCACGATCTGCTGGATGGCGACAGCGAACGCGTGCGCGCCTTGTTCCACAAGGTTGAAACCGCGGGTGGCTTCAATTTGGCCGGCGGCCCCGGCAGCGATGGCGACGAGTTCACCAAGATCGCCCGTTTCGGCTTCCAGTCCGGCAAATCCACGCACCAGGACCGGCTGGCTACCATCCGCGACATCCAGCAACGCTATAACGTCACCATCGACACCCACACCGCCGACGGCGTCAAGGTCGCGCGCGAGTATATGGTGCCTGGCGTGCCGATGATCGTGCTGGAGACCGCCTTGCCGGCCAAGTTCAATGAAACAATCCGCGAAGCGCTGGGACGCGATGCGCAACGGCCGGCCGGCTTTGAAAACATTGAAGCGCTGCCGCAGCGTTTTGAAGTGATGGCGGCCGACGTCGC
- a CDS encoding DUF2164 domain-containing protein, whose translation MAIKLQQAEQKDLVGSIQRYFKENMEEPIGDLKAGMLLDFCLQVIGPAIYNQAIADAQAHMEAKVADLSVECYEESGHYWKKK comes from the coding sequence GTGGCGATCAAATTACAGCAAGCGGAACAGAAGGACCTGGTCGGTTCGATTCAGCGCTATTTCAAGGAAAACATGGAAGAGCCGATCGGCGATCTGAAGGCTGGCATGCTGCTCGATTTTTGCCTGCAGGTGATCGGCCCTGCCATCTATAACCAGGCGATCGCCGATGCGCAGGCGCATATGGAAGCAAAAGTCGCCGACCTGAGCGTCGAATGCTACGAAGAGAGCGGCCACTACTGGAAGAAAAAATAA
- the gmk gene encoding guanylate kinase yields the protein MPDEHPMSGSLFMVVAPSGAGKSTLVNALLAQEQTIKLSISYTTRPPRPGEQDGREYHFTTVEDFRARHKQGEFLEWAEVHTNYYGTSRLAIAEQMQSGTDVLLEIDWQGAQQVKKQFPHAVGIFILPPSIAALEERLKKRGQDEPQVITRRILAAGGEIAHAPEFEYVIINQEFASALSELTAIVKATRCRFSQQAVRNASLFAQLGIHANLS from the coding sequence ATGCCGGACGAGCACCCGATGTCGGGCAGCCTGTTCATGGTGGTCGCCCCTTCCGGCGCCGGCAAATCGACGCTGGTGAATGCGCTGCTGGCGCAGGAACAAACGATCAAGCTGTCGATTTCCTACACTACGCGGCCGCCACGCCCGGGTGAACAAGATGGCCGTGAATACCACTTCACCACGGTGGAAGATTTCCGCGCCCGCCATAAGCAGGGCGAATTCCTGGAATGGGCTGAAGTGCATACCAATTACTACGGCACTTCGCGCCTGGCGATTGCGGAGCAAATGCAGTCCGGCACCGACGTTTTGCTGGAAATCGACTGGCAAGGCGCCCAGCAGGTGAAAAAGCAGTTTCCGCACGCCGTCGGGATTTTCATCCTGCCGCCGTCCATCGCAGCGCTGGAAGAGCGCCTGAAAAAGCGCGGCCAGGACGAACCGCAGGTCATCACGCGCCGCATTCTTGCCGCCGGCGGTGAAATCGCGCACGCCCCCGAGTTTGAATATGTTATTATTAATCAAGAGTTTGCATCTGCTCTGTCGGAATTAACAGCGATTGTCAAAGCGACTCGCTGCCGCTTTTCGCAACAGGCAGTGCGGAACGCGTCTTTGTTCGCCCAACTGGGCATCCATGCAAATTTAAGTTAA
- the rpoZ gene encoding DNA-directed RNA polymerase subunit omega, with amino-acid sequence MARITIEDCLKQIPNRFQLTLSATYRARQLLQGHTAKIDAKDKPTVVALREIAAGKIGIEMLKKVPG; translated from the coding sequence ATGGCCCGCATTACTATCGAAGATTGTCTGAAACAGATCCCTAACCGTTTTCAGCTGACGCTGTCCGCGACTTATCGCGCACGCCAACTGCTGCAAGGCCACACTGCGAAGATCGACGCCAAGGACAAGCCAACCGTGGTTGCCCTGCGTGAAATCGCTGCCGGCAAGATCGGCATTGAAATGCTCAAGAAGGTACCTGGTTAA
- a CDS encoding RelA/SpoT family protein, whose protein sequence is MNLTSPDSSMSSSAATTKKRAASPRSARKPANTPPLPDPQPALQPGVASITHLTTKLAEYLTPAELKKVKEAYRFSDEMHLGQMRKSGEPYISHPIAVAEICADWKLDAQAIMAALLHDVMEDQDVKKDELIERFGAPVATLVDGLSKLDKIEFQSQIEAQAENFRKMLLAMARDVRVILVKLADRLHNMRTLGVMIPEKKRRIARETMEVYIPIAHRLGLNNIYRELQELAFSHLYPLRHRTLAKAVKAARGNRREVVSKILESVSTTLAATGINAQIDGREKSLFGIYRKMHNKHLSFSQVLDVYGFRIVVDTFANCYLALGTLHALYKPMPGKFKDYIAIPKLNGYQSLHTTLIGPYGTPVEFQIRTQDMHRVAESGVAAHWLYKDEEGNLSDLQQRTHAWLQSLLDIQKQTGDSAEFLEHVKVDLFPDSVYVFTPKSKIIALPRGATALDFAYTIHTDVGDQTIAAKINHEPAPLRTELHNGDIVEIITSTSSRPSPNWLSFVRTGKARSAIRHHLRTINLGESVELGKRLLSQALATLNLNPALAPVVVDRLLNESSAKSLDEIYADIGVGKRMATLVARHIMGLLENEPLLTPLLDMEGVATPAKMDPVVIYGSEGISVQLAPCCQPIPGDHITGQLKRDQGLVVHAEDCNIAKRQRNKDPDRWIEVLWGEDLNRRFDCRIKVLVHNDKGILARVAAEIGDSDANIIYVNMDDDKDQLMTQLVFTIQVEDRVHLARLMRNVRRIRGVTRILRDRN, encoded by the coding sequence ATGAACCTGACATCTCCAGATTCAAGCATGTCATCATCAGCCGCAACCACAAAAAAACGGGCGGCCTCCCCCCGCTCAGCCAGAAAACCTGCTAATACGCCCCCCTTGCCAGATCCTCAGCCCGCCCTCCAGCCCGGCGTCGCCTCGATTACGCACCTGACCACCAAGCTTGCCGAATACCTGACCCCAGCCGAGCTGAAGAAGGTCAAGGAAGCCTATCGCTTTTCGGATGAAATGCATCTGGGTCAGATGCGCAAATCCGGCGAGCCCTATATTTCACACCCGATCGCCGTCGCCGAAATCTGTGCCGACTGGAAGCTGGACGCGCAAGCCATCATGGCCGCCCTGCTGCACGACGTCATGGAAGATCAGGATGTCAAAAAAGACGAGCTGATCGAGCGCTTCGGCGCACCGGTGGCGACCCTGGTCGATGGCCTATCGAAACTGGACAAGATCGAATTCCAGAGTCAGATCGAAGCGCAGGCGGAGAATTTCCGCAAGATGCTGCTGGCGATGGCGCGCGATGTCCGCGTGATCCTGGTCAAGCTGGCCGACCGCCTGCACAACATGCGCACGCTGGGCGTGATGATCCCGGAAAAGAAACGCCGCATCGCGCGCGAGACCATGGAGGTCTACATTCCGATCGCGCATCGGCTCGGACTCAACAATATCTACCGCGAACTGCAGGAACTGGCATTTTCGCACCTGTATCCGCTGCGTCACCGCACTCTGGCGAAAGCGGTCAAGGCAGCGCGCGGCAATCGCCGCGAGGTCGTCAGCAAGATCCTGGAATCGGTCAGCACCACGCTGGCCGCCACCGGCATCAACGCCCAGATCGACGGCCGCGAGAAGAGCCTGTTCGGCATCTACCGCAAGATGCACAACAAGCATTTGTCGTTTTCCCAGGTGCTGGACGTCTACGGCTTCCGCATCGTGGTCGACACCTTCGCCAATTGCTATCTCGCACTCGGCACCCTGCACGCGCTGTACAAGCCGATGCCTGGCAAGTTCAAGGATTACATCGCGATTCCCAAGCTGAACGGCTACCAGTCGCTGCACACTACGCTGATTGGCCCTTACGGCACGCCGGTGGAATTCCAGATCCGCACCCAGGACATGCATCGCGTCGCCGAATCCGGGGTTGCCGCGCACTGGCTGTACAAGGATGAGGAAGGCAACCTGAGCGACCTGCAGCAGCGCACCCATGCCTGGCTGCAGTCGCTGCTGGATATCCAGAAGCAGACCGGCGATTCGGCCGAATTCCTGGAACACGTCAAGGTCGACCTGTTTCCCGATTCGGTTTACGTGTTCACGCCGAAATCGAAGATCATCGCCCTGCCGCGCGGCGCCACGGCGCTGGATTTCGCCTACACCATCCACACCGATGTCGGCGACCAGACCATCGCCGCCAAGATCAACCATGAACCGGCGCCGCTGCGCACTGAGCTGCATAACGGCGACATCGTGGAAATCATTACCTCGACCAGTTCGCGCCCCAGCCCCAACTGGCTCAGCTTCGTGCGCACGGGCAAGGCCCGTTCTGCGATCCGTCATCATCTGCGCACCATCAACCTGGGTGAATCGGTAGAACTCGGCAAACGCCTGCTGTCGCAAGCACTGGCGACGCTCAACCTGAATCCGGCACTGGCGCCGGTAGTTGTTGATCGCTTGCTCAATGAATCGAGCGCCAAGTCACTGGACGAGATCTACGCCGACATCGGCGTCGGCAAACGCATGGCGACCCTGGTGGCGCGTCATATCATGGGCTTGCTGGAAAACGAGCCTTTGCTGACGCCGCTGCTCGACATGGAGGGCGTCGCGACGCCGGCCAAGATGGATCCGGTGGTGATCTACGGCAGCGAAGGCATTTCGGTGCAGCTGGCGCCGTGCTGCCAACCGATTCCGGGCGACCATATCACCGGCCAACTGAAGCGCGACCAAGGCCTGGTGGTGCATGCGGAAGACTGCAACATCGCCAAGCGCCAGCGCAACAAGGATCCAGACCGCTGGATCGAAGTGTTGTGGGGCGAGGACCTGAACCGCCGCTTCGATTGCCGCATCAAGGTCCTGGTGCATAACGACAAGGGCATCCTGGCGCGGGTGGCTGCTGAAATCGGAGATTCCGACGCCAACATCATCTATGTCAACATGGACGACGACAAAGACCAGCTGATGACGCAACTGGTGTTCACTATCCAGGTGGAAGACCGCGTGCATCTGGCGCGACTGATGCGCAATGTGCGCCGCATCCGTGGCGTCACCAGGATCCTGCGCGACCGGAACTAA
- a CDS encoding DUF1178 family protein, producing the protein MKVYNLACEQNHRFEGWFGSEDDFLSQSARNLIVCPLCDSVKVEKLPSAPHLNLSAARPPAGARSQPPQHSPAVAQMQKRLAEMARHVMENTEDVGEGFAEEARRIHYKEVPEHGIRGVATAEECDELADEGIDVFQLPLPTSRKTTLQ; encoded by the coding sequence ATGAAAGTCTACAATTTAGCTTGTGAACAGAATCATCGCTTCGAGGGCTGGTTTGGCTCGGAAGATGATTTTCTCTCGCAATCGGCGCGCAACCTGATTGTCTGTCCACTCTGTGACAGCGTTAAAGTGGAAAAGCTGCCGTCGGCGCCGCATTTGAATCTTTCCGCTGCCAGGCCGCCGGCCGGTGCGCGCAGCCAGCCGCCGCAGCATTCGCCGGCTGTGGCGCAGATGCAGAAACGCCTGGCGGAGATGGCGCGCCATGTCATGGAAAACACAGAAGATGTGGGTGAAGGATTTGCTGAAGAAGCGCGCCGGATCCACTACAAGGAAGTGCCGGAGCACGGGATTCGCGGCGTCGCCACGGCGGAGGAGTGCGATGAACTGGCGGACGAAGGCATCGACGTGTTCCAGTTGCCTTTGCCTACCTCGCGTAAAACGACCCTGCAGTAA
- a CDS encoding isocitrate lyase/PEP mutase family protein, with amino-acid sequence MRSQIEKARIFQQLHAREGAFIIPNPWDIGSAKLLTLLGFEALASTSAGYAFSRGLTDGAIGREQMMAHLKELAAATDLPLSADLENGWGDSPGTVAETIRLAAATGIVGGSIEDASGQPDDPIYSLELAVERMRAAVEAARSLDFPFTLTARAENFLVGRTDLKDTIERLQAYQDAGADVLYAPGLKSREDIAAVVGALDKPVNVVMGLQGVQLSLQELAQIGVKRVSVGGSLARAALGAFLRAAEEMRDHGTFSYGNEAVGTRQISEMLLAANKL; translated from the coding sequence ATGCGATCGCAGATAGAGAAAGCCAGGATTTTCCAGCAGCTCCACGCACGCGAAGGCGCCTTCATCATTCCCAATCCCTGGGATATCGGCAGCGCCAAACTGCTGACTTTGCTGGGATTTGAGGCGCTGGCCAGCACTAGTGCCGGCTATGCGTTTTCGCGCGGCTTGACAGACGGCGCTATCGGCCGCGAACAAATGATGGCGCATCTGAAGGAATTGGCGGCGGCTACCGATCTGCCGCTCAGCGCGGACTTGGAAAACGGCTGGGGTGACTCCCCCGGCACGGTGGCGGAAACTATCCGGCTGGCGGCAGCTACCGGCATCGTCGGCGGTTCCATCGAAGACGCCAGCGGCCAGCCTGACGATCCGATCTACTCGCTGGAACTTGCGGTTGAGCGCATGCGTGCAGCTGTCGAGGCGGCACGCTCGCTGGATTTTCCGTTCACGCTGACCGCGCGCGCAGAAAATTTCCTGGTTGGCCGCACCGACCTGAAGGACACCATCGAACGGCTGCAAGCCTATCAGGATGCCGGCGCCGACGTGCTGTACGCACCCGGCCTGAAAAGCAGGGAAGACATTGCCGCGGTGGTTGGTGCGCTGGACAAGCCGGTGAACGTCGTCATGGGATTGCAAGGCGTGCAGCTCAGCCTGCAGGAGCTGGCGCAGATCGGCGTCAAGCGGGTCAGCGTCGGCGGTTCGCTGGCGCGCGCCGCGCTTGGAGCTTTCCTGAGGGCCGCTGAGGAAATGCGTGATCATGGCACGTTTTCCTATGGCAATGAGGCGGTCGGGACACGCCAGATCAGCGAGATGCTGCTGGCGGCAAACAAGCTTTAG
- a CDS encoding H-NS histone family protein, with amino-acid sequence MTTYKELQAQIEQLRKQAEELRQAEIADVITEIKTKMQEYGITGADLGLMGKKRVMKTSPSMADEAPAMTPAAEEAPAGSDM; translated from the coding sequence ATGACGACCTACAAAGAACTGCAAGCGCAAATCGAGCAATTGAGGAAACAGGCAGAAGAATTGCGTCAGGCCGAAATCGCTGACGTGATTACCGAGATTAAAACCAAGATGCAGGAATATGGCATCACCGGCGCCGACCTCGGCCTGATGGGCAAGAAGCGCGTCATGAAAACCTCACCGTCGATGGCAGATGAAGCGCCGGCAATGACGCCTGCCGCTGAAGAGGCGCCAGCAGGCAGCGACATGTAA
- a CDS encoding DUF805 domain-containing protein, producing MTFTESIKICFSKYVDFNGRASRSEYWWFMLFLVLGTVAAGVVSNKLSGLFTLATLLPSIAVAARRLHDTDRSGWWQLLGFIPVLGWIIEIYFLIQEPKEPNRFGSAPASQALPET from the coding sequence ATGACATTCACAGAATCAATCAAGATCTGCTTTTCCAAGTATGTCGATTTCAATGGCAGAGCATCGCGCTCCGAATACTGGTGGTTCATGCTTTTTCTCGTGCTGGGAACGGTTGCCGCAGGTGTAGTCAGCAATAAGCTGAGCGGGCTTTTCACCCTCGCCACGCTGCTGCCCTCCATCGCTGTGGCAGCACGCCGTTTACACGATACGGATCGTAGCGGCTGGTGGCAGTTGCTGGGGTTTATCCCAGTCCTGGGCTGGATCATTGAAATCTACTTCCTGATCCAGGAACCGAAAGAGCCAAACAGATTCGGTTCGGCGCCGGCCAGCCAGGCACTGCCGGAAACCTGA
- a CDS encoding isochorismatase family protein: protein MKSALLIIDVQHDLFEGSRRPFEADAVIERINALTAKARAAGAPVVFVQHEEADSPLEYNSPGCARRPATPSSVPSCESC from the coding sequence ATGAAATCCGCTCTGTTAATCATCGATGTCCAGCACGATCTTTTTGAAGGAAGCCGGCGGCCGTTTGAAGCCGATGCGGTGATCGAGCGCATCAACGCCCTGACCGCCAAGGCGCGCGCCGCGGGTGCGCCGGTGGTTTTTGTCCAGCATGAAGAAGCCGACAGTCCACTTGAGTACAACTCACCAGGCTGCGCAAGAAGACCAGCGACTCCTTCCTCCGTACCGAGTTGCGAGAGCTGCTGA
- a CDS encoding isochorismatase family protein — protein MRELLTAWQVDHLVICGYASEFCVDTTVRSAAAQGYPVTLVSDAHTTHDKPHASGQQIRTHENATLPNVDSFGVKITAIVSVVSPPSGH, from the coding sequence TTGCGAGAGCTGCTGACCGCATGGCAGGTTGACCATCTGGTGATCTGCGGCTATGCCTCGGAATTCTGTGTCGACACCACGGTCCGCAGCGCGGCAGCGCAGGGATACCCGGTCACCCTGGTGTCCGATGCCCATACCACCCACGACAAGCCGCATGCCAGCGGACAGCAGATACGCACACATGAAAATGCGACCTTGCCGAATGTCGACAGTTTCGGCGTGAAAATCACGGCAATAGTAAGCGTCGTCTCACCGCCGTCTGGACACTGA
- the tnpA gene encoding IS66-like element accessory protein TnpA: MPYIPPEPKPTKPKRRSFTATQKKAITEEALAPGASVSRVARAHDLNTNQVFKWMREYQGKRHSESIASTLIPVMLSHTDVAVMPAVAESPITATGTIELHLPKGRVCLTGAVDPGALRMVLEHLSA, translated from the coding sequence ATGCCTTACATACCGCCCGAACCCAAACCAACGAAACCGAAACGTCGGAGCTTTACGGCCACGCAGAAGAAGGCCATTACCGAAGAGGCTCTGGCACCCGGCGCTTCCGTCTCCCGTGTTGCCCGCGCCCATGATCTTAATACTAACCAGGTATTCAAATGGATGCGGGAGTATCAGGGCAAACGACATTCAGAGTCTATCGCCTCGACGCTCATTCCGGTCATGCTCAGCCACACCGATGTAGCAGTGATGCCCGCCGTAGCAGAATCACCGATCACGGCAACCGGGACCATCGAGCTGCACCTCCCGAAAGGTCGAGTTTGCCTGACTGGTGCTGTCGATCCCGGCGCACTGCGCATGGTCCTGGAACATCTCAGCGCATGA
- the tnpB gene encoding IS66 family insertion sequence element accessory protein TnpB (TnpB, as the term is used for proteins encoded by IS66 family insertion elements, is considered an accessory protein, since TnpC, encoded by a neighboring gene, is a DDE family transposase.), whose translation MIGLPAGTRIWIVAGVTDMRCGFNGLAAKVQTALEEDPFSGHVFVFRGRRGDIVKLLWWTGDGLCLLAKRLERGYFVWPQARNGTVHLSQAQLSMLIEGIDWRRPERTQRPQSGL comes from the coding sequence ATGATCGGCCTGCCAGCAGGAACACGCATCTGGATTGTCGCCGGCGTAACCGACATGCGCTGCGGCTTCAATGGACTCGCTGCCAAGGTGCAGACTGCGCTGGAAGAAGATCCGTTCAGCGGCCATGTTTTTGTGTTCCGTGGCCGGCGCGGCGATATCGTCAAGCTGCTGTGGTGGACCGGCGATGGCCTTTGTTTGCTCGCCAAGCGCCTGGAACGCGGATACTTTGTCTGGCCGCAGGCACGCAACGGCACCGTGCATCTGAGTCAGGCACAGCTATCAATGCTCATCGAAGGGATAGACTGGCGGCGTCCGGAACGTACTCAACGCCCCCAGTCAGGCTTGTAA
- the tnpC gene encoding IS66 family transposase, which yields MPSHAALPDDIDALKAMIRERDDMVEALREELSGRKVEIEQLKLFIAKLKRMQFGRKSEKLDRQIEQLELKLEDLQADEEEAAVEMERRGRAIRTRPERKPLPSHLPREEKVYRPDAVACPDCGGELRQLGENVSEQLEFIPASFKVIRHIRPKLACACCDSIVQAPAPSRPIERGMAGPGLLAHVLVSKFADHLPLYRQSVIYAREGVELSRSLLADWVGASSNLLRPLVDAVRHHVMAGHKLHADDTPVPVLAPGNGKTKTGRLWTYVRDDRPSGATIPPAVWFAYTPDRKGIHAQTHLIPFAGILQADAYAGFNAVYETGRIHEAACWAHARRKFFDLHDARPSAVTAEALRRIGELYVIEADIRGQPPDERLSVRRARSRPLLDDLEAWLRAILGTLSRKSDTTAAIMYALNLWPALTRYCDDGIVEIDNSAAERALRAIAIGRRNYLFAGADSGGERAAAIYTLIGTAKLNGIDPEAYLRHVLTHIADHPVNRVDEFLPWNVASMLAVPAHLAV from the coding sequence ATGCCCTCGCACGCCGCCCTCCCTGACGATATCGACGCCTTAAAAGCCATGATCCGCGAGCGCGACGACATGGTCGAAGCCCTGCGTGAAGAACTATCTGGCCGCAAGGTCGAGATCGAACAACTCAAATTGTTCATCGCCAAACTCAAACGCATGCAGTTCGGTCGTAAATCCGAGAAGCTCGATCGCCAGATCGAACAACTGGAATTAAAACTGGAAGATTTGCAGGCCGATGAGGAAGAGGCCGCTGTAGAGATGGAGCGTCGCGGGCGTGCCATACGTACCCGTCCGGAGCGCAAGCCATTGCCATCGCATCTGCCCCGCGAAGAGAAGGTTTACAGGCCCGACGCTGTCGCCTGCCCCGATTGTGGCGGTGAGCTGCGTCAGTTAGGCGAAAATGTATCAGAGCAACTGGAATTCATTCCCGCCAGCTTCAAGGTGATCCGCCATATTCGTCCCAAACTGGCTTGCGCCTGCTGCGATAGCATCGTGCAAGCTCCGGCGCCGAGCCGGCCCATCGAACGCGGCATGGCCGGTCCCGGCCTGCTGGCCCATGTTCTGGTATCGAAGTTTGCCGATCATTTGCCGTTGTACCGGCAATCTGTGATCTATGCCCGTGAGGGTGTGGAATTGAGCCGGTCGCTATTGGCCGACTGGGTCGGTGCCTCCAGCAATCTGCTGCGTCCTCTGGTCGATGCGGTACGCCACCACGTCATGGCCGGTCATAAACTGCATGCCGACGATACGCCGGTACCGGTACTGGCCCCGGGCAATGGCAAGACCAAGACGGGCCGATTGTGGACCTATGTGCGCGATGACAGGCCTTCCGGCGCAACGATCCCGCCGGCTGTCTGGTTCGCCTATACGCCGGACCGCAAAGGCATCCATGCGCAGACACATTTGATTCCCTTTGCCGGCATCCTGCAGGCTGATGCTTATGCCGGCTTCAACGCCGTCTATGAGACCGGTCGCATCCACGAAGCAGCTTGTTGGGCGCATGCCCGGCGCAAATTCTTCGATCTGCACGATGCGCGGCCGTCGGCAGTAACGGCCGAGGCCCTGCGCCGTATCGGAGAGTTGTACGTGATTGAAGCGGACATTCGGGGCCAGCCGCCCGATGAGCGCTTGTCGGTGCGCCGCGCAAGATCGCGTCCATTGCTGGATGACTTAGAGGCCTGGTTGCGAGCCATCCTGGGAACGCTATCGCGCAAATCCGATACGACGGCGGCGATCATGTATGCCCTGAACTTGTGGCCAGCGCTGACGCGCTATTGTGACGACGGAATCGTCGAGATTGATAATTCGGCTGCCGAACGTGCGCTGCGCGCAATTGCGATTGGACGACGCAACTACCTGTTTGCTGGAGCCGACAGCGGTGGGGAGCGGGCCGCAGCGATCTATACGCTGATCGGCACTGCCAAGTTAAACGGCATTGATCCCGAAGCGTATCTGCGTCATGTGCTCACGCACATCGCTGACCATCCGGTCAATCGAGTTGACGAATTCCTGCCTTGGAATGTCGCATCGATGCTGGCCGTCCCAGCGCATCTCGCTGTTTAA
- a CDS encoding plasmid pRiA4b ORF-3 family protein, with protein MSLPTNYYSLRLELTRIEPLIWRRLLVPTTITLPKLHRAIQGAMGWTNSHLHQFHIDAEQYGEPDPYGDMTLIDEKGIKLSSVLAGNIREFVYEYDFGDDWLHRVVVENVQDANPAWKGSLCVAGQRACPPEDVGGIPGYGEFVNAIADPKHEQHIDMLRWVGGAFDPEGFDINSANLRIRRLKG; from the coding sequence ATGAGCCTACCGACAAACTACTATAGTTTGCGTCTCGAACTGACGCGTATTGAGCCTTTGATCTGGCGCCGCTTGCTGGTGCCGACCACGATCACCTTGCCTAAACTACATCGCGCCATCCAGGGCGCCATGGGCTGGACCAATTCTCACTTGCATCAATTTCATATCGATGCTGAACAGTATGGCGAACCTGATCCGTATGGCGACATGACGCTGATCGACGAGAAGGGAATCAAGCTATCGTCCGTGCTTGCCGGGAACATACGCGAATTCGTCTACGAATACGATTTCGGCGACGATTGGCTGCACCGGGTGGTGGTGGAGAATGTGCAAGACGCAAATCCTGCATGGAAGGGTTCGCTTTGCGTGGCTGGTCAACGCGCTTGCCCCCCGGAGGACGTCGGCGGAATCCCTGGCTACGGTGAATTCGTCAACGCCATCGCTGATCCCAAACATGAGCAGCATATCGACATGTTGCGCTGGGTCGGCGGCGCATTCGATCCGGAAGGATTCGATATCAACTCCGCAAACTTGCGCATCCGGCGACTGAAGGGGTAA